The proteins below are encoded in one region of Winogradskyella helgolandensis:
- a CDS encoding sulfatase, which produces MKTNNTFIILVLLAFFSSNDVTSQEKDKLIKPNVIIFYADDLGWQDVQLNDLDEPCAWDTPNITALAKDAINFTNGYSPAPTCAPSRSALLSGLHPAKTGITNVSGGGIPKAQRNEKYMSPYFPEGLMPENFTIAEALKMNGYKTGHVGKWHAGSLQIQKSTNQGFDFAHESRGAHQGPRKPNTRLTAFATHDKNDAYRLSEEKYFPFTKESPKGISYPTDPVTENALEFIQNNKEEPFFLYLAHWMVHYPIHTKNRELLDYYVDKLGVELPEVDTEWTKEGQNNPYFGAMVTTLDWSLGRVIDLLKKTDDPRNPGKKLYETTYIIFSSDNGGAETRKAEVMSDNAPLDKGKKYSEEGGIRVPMLISGPKIPKGKTHDVLINQLDYFPTILNLTNSKIPADYRSDLDGLDVSGVLLNNESEVKDNNGKPREDLWWHYPYGDETKNQSAIRSGDYKLYKNFITGNYVLHRLYKDGKRYDLEEQNDIAKEEPEITKALASKLENYLKDYDAKLPYKDPSKFKTEDGVSAIPVIVNDVFDTKSRQVAIQLEKGKSNVIESYALVKISDKAKANKKGKKSKVKSTYIKVPVAVGSNNLEYTFTVPKEAKEYGIILIDENRFMVKGEFHKVK; this is translated from the coding sequence ATGAAAACTAACAACACATTCATAATCCTAGTATTACTAGCTTTTTTTTCTTCGAACGATGTAACTAGTCAGGAAAAAGACAAATTAATAAAACCTAATGTTATCATATTTTATGCTGATGATTTGGGTTGGCAAGATGTACAATTAAACGATTTAGACGAACCTTGTGCTTGGGATACACCAAACATTACAGCGTTAGCAAAAGATGCCATCAACTTTACCAATGGGTATTCGCCAGCACCAACTTGTGCGCCTTCGCGATCTGCACTCTTAAGTGGATTACATCCTGCTAAAACAGGAATCACTAATGTGAGCGGAGGAGGCATTCCTAAGGCTCAGAGGAATGAAAAATATATGAGTCCTTATTTCCCAGAAGGATTAATGCCTGAAAACTTTACCATCGCAGAAGCTTTAAAAATGAATGGCTACAAAACAGGACATGTTGGAAAATGGCATGCTGGAAGTCTTCAAATTCAAAAATCCACCAATCAAGGTTTTGATTTTGCACATGAGTCTAGAGGAGCGCATCAAGGTCCAAGAAAACCGAATACGCGCTTAACAGCTTTTGCAACTCATGATAAAAATGATGCTTATCGCTTAAGTGAAGAAAAGTATTTCCCTTTCACTAAGGAATCGCCTAAAGGCATTTCATATCCAACTGATCCGGTGACTGAAAATGCCTTAGAATTCATACAAAATAACAAAGAAGAACCCTTCTTTTTATATTTAGCACATTGGATGGTACACTACCCTATTCACACAAAAAATCGTGAATTACTAGACTATTATGTTGATAAATTAGGAGTAGAACTTCCTGAAGTAGATACTGAATGGACTAAAGAAGGTCAGAATAACCCTTATTTTGGGGCTATGGTAACCACCTTAGATTGGAGTTTAGGTCGTGTGATAGATTTATTAAAGAAAACAGACGACCCTAGAAATCCAGGTAAAAAATTATACGAGACCACTTATATCATTTTTTCATCTGATAATGGTGGAGCGGAAACTCGTAAAGCAGAAGTGATGTCGGATAATGCCCCTTTAGACAAGGGAAAAAAATATTCAGAAGAAGGCGGTATTAGAGTACCGATGCTCATTTCTGGACCAAAGATTCCAAAAGGAAAAACACACGATGTTTTAATTAATCAGTTAGATTATTTCCCAACCATTTTAAACCTTACCAATAGTAAAATTCCTGCTGACTATCGTTCAGATTTAGATGGTTTGGATGTTTCAGGTGTCTTATTAAATAATGAAAGTGAGGTTAAAGATAATAATGGAAAACCTCGAGAAGATTTATGGTGGCATTACCCTTACGGCGACGAGACTAAAAATCAATCTGCTATACGATCTGGCGACTATAAATTATATAAAAACTTTATCACCGGTAATTATGTATTGCATCGTTTGTATAAAGATGGGAAGCGTTATGATTTAGAAGAACAGAATGATATTGCCAAAGAAGAGCCAGAAATCACGAAAGCCTTAGCTTCAAAATTAGAAAACTATCTGAAAGACTATGATGCCAAATTGCCTTATAAAGACCCTTCTAAATTTAAAACCGAAGATGGAGTATCAGCCATTCCGGTTATTGTGAATGATGTTTTTGATACAAAATCTCGTCAAGTTGCAATTCAATTAGAAAAAGGAAAATCGAATGTGATTGAAAGCTATGCACTTGTAAAAATCTCAGACAAGGCTAAGGCTAATAAAAAAGGTAAGAAAAGTAAAGTAAAATCTACGTATATCAAAGTACCTGTTGCAGTTGGAAGCAATAATTTAGAATACACCTTTACAGTTCCAAAGGAAGCAAAAGAATACGGTATTATTTTAATCGATG